In one Niallia taxi genomic region, the following are encoded:
- a CDS encoding GntR family transcriptional regulator: protein MKNISQISRISLRDQVYQQLKQAVIHLELAPGEKISDKLLAEQFGVSRTPVREALKRLEDEGLVISSPGSETKVSLIDIEQAKHAFTVVASLNALAARLAMPFLTEAHCDELVSINQAFEKAILDENKYEAIKKDDQFHAVLLHASNNPEIEMSLERLLPKIRRLELLKFNKLDGLSSIRQHNEIIDSIRNGNHQELIKLVEENWLSLASYLTKEET from the coding sequence ATGAAAAACATTTCTCAAATCAGCCGAATTTCGTTAAGAGATCAAGTATATCAACAGCTAAAGCAAGCCGTTATCCACCTTGAACTTGCCCCTGGTGAAAAGATCAGTGACAAGCTCCTTGCTGAACAATTTGGGGTAAGCAGGACACCAGTAAGAGAAGCATTGAAAAGATTGGAGGATGAGGGATTAGTCATATCTTCTCCTGGTTCAGAAACGAAGGTGAGTCTCATTGACATTGAGCAGGCGAAGCATGCTTTTACGGTCGTGGCATCATTAAATGCACTTGCAGCAAGGCTGGCCATGCCCTTCTTAACAGAAGCGCACTGTGATGAGCTTGTCAGCATTAATCAAGCATTTGAAAAAGCAATTTTAGACGAGAATAAGTATGAAGCAATCAAAAAAGACGATCAATTTCACGCCGTGCTACTGCATGCCTCCAATAATCCGGAAATCGAGATGTCCTTGGAGCGTCTCCTGCCGAAAATACGGAGATTGGAGCTGCTTAAATTCAATAAGCTTGATGGACTCTCCTCCATCCGCCAGCATAATGAAATTATTGATAGCATCCGCAATGGGAACCATCAGGAGCTTATTAAGCTTGTTGAAGAAAATTGGTTGAGCTTGGCTTCTTATTTAACAAAAGAGGAAACATAA
- a CDS encoding metal-sensitive transcriptional regulator, translated as MQEEACHTHMRKSHHSDTVKKNLTTRLNRIEGQIRGIKGLIDKDTYCDDVITQIAATQSALNSVAKILLEGHLKTCIVDRIQEGDTEAVDEVLVTIQKLMKK; from the coding sequence ATGCAAGAGGAAGCTTGCCATACACATATGCGTAAAAGTCATCATTCAGATACAGTCAAAAAGAATTTGACGACAAGGCTAAACAGGATTGAAGGACAAATCCGCGGAATTAAAGGATTAATTGATAAGGACACTTACTGTGATGATGTAATTACACAAATTGCTGCCACTCAATCAGCATTAAACAGTGTCGCAAAAATACTGCTTGAGGGACATCTTAAAACCTGTATAGTTGATCGTATTCAAGAAGGGGATACAGAAGCTGTGGACGAGGTATTAGTCACCATTCAAAAGTTAATGAAAAAATAG
- the copZ gene encoding copper chaperone CopZ codes for MEKTTLKVAGMSCGHCVKAVEGSVGELKGVSAVKVNLEQGQVDVEFNDKEVSLATIKETIDDQGYDVQ; via the coding sequence ATGGAAAAAACTACATTAAAAGTTGCTGGAATGTCATGTGGTCATTGTGTTAAAGCTGTTGAAGGAAGCGTTGGAGAATTAAAAGGCGTTTCTGCTGTTAAAGTGAATTTGGAGCAAGGACAAGTGGATGTTGAATTTAACGATAAAGAGGTTAGCTTGGCGACGATTAAGGAAACAATCGATGACCAAGGCTATGACGTACAATAA
- a CDS encoding heavy metal translocating P-type ATPase has product MSKEALTAEKSKTLKEQQYQITGMTCAACANRIEKGLARLAGVEEANVNLALEKAIVRFNAETITANDIQKKVENLGYGVVEEKAVLAISGMTCAACATRIEKGLNKLEGVREAAVNLALEKGTISYNPAVTGTADMIAKIKKLGYSANLQTDENEKEVLDYREQERKKQQLKFTISLLLSLPLLWAMAGHFQFTSFLYVPEAFMNPWVQLLLATPVQFIIGFQFYEGAYKALKNFSANMDVLVALGTSAAYFYSVYLTLNSLGGHGHIDGLYFETSSVLITLILLGKLFEARAKGKSSEAIKKLMGLQPKTAIVERENNEAEISLEEVVIGDIIHVKPGERIPVDGEIISGQTAVDESMLTGESIPIDKNLGDAVFGATINKQGFIKIRAGKVGKDTALAQIIKAVETAQGSKAPIQRLADRISGIFVPIVVGIAVLTFITWYFFISPGDFAASLEKLIAVLVIACPCALGLATPTSIMAGSGRAAEFGILFKGGEHLENTHRIDTILLDKTGTITNGKPVLTDVLPVIDRNTFLAYVASAEKQSEHPLAAAIVEGSTAENIQLESAEQFEAIPGYGIKAIVRGQTVLVGTRRLMELYQIETGYHLQDMEDLEKQGKTAMLVSVADKYAGIIAVADTIKDTSKQAMKRLHELGLETVMITGDNLATAKAIADQAGIDRVIAEVLPEQKAEEVKKLQQQGKKVAMVGDGINDAPALALADIGMAIGTGTDVAMEAADVTLIRGDLNSIADSILMSRKTIRNIKQNLFWAFAYNVLGIPIAAAGLLAPWLAGAAMAFSSVSVVLNALRLQKMKL; this is encoded by the coding sequence ATGAGTAAGGAAGCATTAACAGCAGAAAAATCGAAAACATTAAAGGAGCAGCAATATCAAATCACTGGGATGACATGTGCTGCTTGTGCTAATCGAATAGAAAAGGGCTTGGCAAGGCTTGCTGGTGTTGAAGAGGCAAATGTGAATTTAGCGCTAGAAAAAGCAATTGTCCGATTTAATGCAGAAACAATTACTGCAAATGATATTCAAAAGAAGGTTGAAAACCTCGGCTATGGCGTTGTTGAGGAAAAAGCAGTGCTTGCTATCAGTGGTATGACATGTGCTGCTTGTGCTACAAGAATTGAAAAAGGCTTAAATAAGCTGGAAGGAGTCCGTGAGGCAGCGGTAAACCTTGCCTTAGAAAAGGGGACTATCTCTTACAATCCCGCCGTAACAGGCACTGCTGACATGATAGCAAAAATTAAGAAGCTGGGATACAGTGCAAATCTGCAAACAGACGAAAATGAAAAGGAAGTTCTTGATTATCGAGAGCAAGAACGAAAAAAACAGCAGCTTAAATTCACGATTTCCCTGCTGCTGTCATTACCATTACTATGGGCAATGGCTGGTCACTTTCAATTTACCTCGTTTTTGTATGTACCAGAGGCGTTTATGAATCCATGGGTACAATTGTTGCTCGCGACACCTGTTCAATTTATTATTGGTTTTCAATTTTATGAAGGAGCTTATAAAGCATTAAAGAATTTTAGTGCTAATATGGATGTCCTTGTAGCATTAGGAACATCTGCTGCCTATTTTTACAGTGTGTATTTAACTTTAAATAGTTTAGGTGGGCACGGTCATATAGATGGACTATATTTTGAAACAAGCTCTGTATTGATAACGCTAATTCTTTTGGGAAAACTATTCGAAGCAAGAGCAAAAGGAAAATCGTCAGAGGCTATTAAAAAGCTGATGGGACTTCAGCCGAAAACAGCAATCGTTGAAAGAGAAAATAACGAGGCTGAAATTTCCCTTGAAGAAGTGGTAATCGGCGATATCATTCATGTTAAGCCAGGTGAACGGATTCCAGTAGACGGGGAAATAATATCTGGTCAAACAGCAGTAGATGAATCCATGCTGACAGGAGAGAGCATTCCAATAGACAAAAACCTTGGAGATGCGGTGTTTGGCGCTACGATAAATAAGCAAGGATTCATTAAAATACGAGCAGGAAAGGTCGGCAAGGATACAGCATTGGCGCAAATCATTAAGGCTGTGGAAACGGCTCAAGGCTCAAAAGCCCCAATACAGCGACTTGCGGATAGAATCTCAGGCATTTTCGTGCCGATCGTTGTTGGTATTGCTGTATTGACGTTTATAACATGGTATTTTTTCATCAGTCCTGGAGATTTTGCTGCAAGTCTTGAAAAGCTAATAGCGGTGTTGGTTATTGCGTGTCCGTGTGCACTAGGGCTTGCAACACCTACCTCTATAATGGCTGGATCTGGAAGAGCAGCAGAGTTCGGTATTTTATTTAAAGGTGGAGAGCATCTGGAAAACACCCACCGGATTGATACAATCCTTTTAGACAAAACAGGAACAATCACGAATGGTAAGCCTGTATTGACAGATGTTTTACCTGTAATCGACCGAAACACATTCCTAGCTTACGTTGCTTCTGCTGAGAAGCAGTCCGAACATCCACTTGCTGCAGCAATCGTGGAAGGCTCAACAGCTGAAAATATACAGCTTGAATCAGCAGAGCAATTTGAAGCAATTCCTGGCTACGGAATAAAAGCAATCGTCAGAGGCCAAACAGTTCTTGTCGGAACAAGAAGGTTGATGGAGCTCTATCAAATTGAAACAGGCTATCACCTGCAGGATATGGAGGATTTGGAGAAGCAGGGAAAAACAGCGATGCTTGTAAGTGTTGCTGACAAATATGCAGGGATTATTGCTGTTGCAGATACGATTAAAGATACATCTAAGCAAGCAATGAAACGGCTGCATGAGCTTGGACTCGAAACAGTAATGATTACTGGAGATAATTTGGCAACAGCCAAGGCTATTGCGGATCAAGCCGGTATAGACCGAGTAATTGCTGAAGTTCTTCCAGAACAAAAAGCAGAGGAAGTCAAAAAGCTTCAGCAGCAAGGCAAAAAAGTCGCAATGGTGGGAGACGGTATCAATGATGCTCCTGCACTTGCATTAGCTGACATTGGCATGGCAATAGGCACAGGCACAGATGTTGCAATGGAGGCAGCTGATGTTACTTTAATCAGAGGTGATTTAAATAGCATTGCAGACAGTATTCTTATGAGCAGGAAAACAATCCGTAATATAAAGCAAAATTTATTTTGGGCATTTGCCTACAATGTTCTTGGCATCCCGATTGCAGCAGCAGGACTGCTGGCACCTTGGCTTGCAGGTGCTGCAATGGCCTTCAGTTCTGTATCCGTTGTTCTTAATGCATTGCGTTTACAGAAGATGAAACTGTAG
- a CDS encoding aldo/keto reductase: protein MSLTLGSTKKLRNGVEIPYLGLGVFLVKDPAECENAVKAAIKNGYRSIDTATRYENESFVGNALKAVDVPREELFITTKVWVSDFGYEETKQALHRSLKEMQLDYLDLYLIHWAAPNYAETWRAMEDLYEEGLVKAIGVCNFQIHHLEKLKETARITPMLNQIETHPLFHQKELREYMEQHGIAHEAWAPMAQGRENLFENPTLQTIGEKYGKTTAQVMLRWHLQRDTIIIPKSIHEHRIIENANLFDFALTDEDMQAIDQLDTGSRIFGDPDDIERLTALQQQ from the coding sequence TTGTCATTAACATTAGGTAGTACAAAGAAACTTCGCAATGGTGTTGAAATTCCTTATTTAGGCTTAGGTGTCTTTCTTGTTAAGGATCCGGCTGAGTGTGAAAATGCCGTAAAGGCTGCCATAAAAAACGGTTATCGTTCCATTGACACAGCAACTCGCTATGAAAACGAAAGCTTTGTTGGCAATGCTCTTAAGGCTGTTGATGTACCTCGTGAGGAGTTATTCATCACAACGAAAGTTTGGGTGAGCGACTTTGGCTACGAAGAGACAAAACAGGCCTTGCATCGTTCCTTGAAGGAAATGCAGCTTGATTATCTTGATTTATACTTGATTCACTGGGCTGCTCCAAACTATGCAGAAACATGGCGGGCAATGGAGGATTTATATGAAGAAGGTCTTGTGAAGGCTATCGGTGTATGCAACTTCCAAATCCACCATTTAGAAAAGCTGAAGGAAACGGCAAGAATCACACCAATGCTGAATCAGATTGAAACACATCCTTTATTCCACCAAAAAGAATTACGTGAATATATGGAACAGCATGGTATTGCTCATGAAGCTTGGGCACCAATGGCTCAAGGAAGAGAGAATCTTTTTGAAAATCCAACATTGCAGACTATCGGTGAAAAATACGGTAAAACTACTGCTCAAGTAATGTTGAGATGGCATCTTCAAAGAGATACAATTATTATTCCAAAGTCTATTCATGAACATCGCATCATAGAAAATGCAAACCTGTTCGACTTTGCTTTGACAGATGAAGATATGCAAGCAATTGATCAGCTTGATACAGGTTCCCGTATTTTCGGTGATCCAGATGATATCGAAAGATTAACTGCATTACAGCAGCAATAA
- the katA gene encoding catalase KatA, whose protein sequence is MSNNKLTTSWGSPVGDNQNSMTAGDRGPTLIQDVHLLEKLAHFNRERVPERVVHAKGAGAHGYFEVTNDLSKYTKANFLDEVGKRTPMFIRFSTVAGELGSADTVRDPRGFAVKFYTEEGNYDIVGNNTPVFFIRDAIKFPDFIHTQKRDPKTHLKNPTAVWDFWSHSPESLHQVSILMSDRGIPATLRHMHGFGSHTFKWVNKEGEAVWVKYHFKTEQGVKNLAVDTAAKLAGENPDYHTEDLFNAIEAGDFPAWTLYVQIMPVEDANTYRFDPFDVTKVWSQKDYPLIEVGRMVLNRNPENYFAEVEQATFSPGTFVPGVEASPDKMLQGRLFAYADAHRYRVGVNHNALPINRPQSPVNNYQRDGQMRFDGNGGGSVYYEPNSFSGPKESPEDKTSAFAVSGVADSVAYDHNDHYTQAGDLYRLLSEEERARLVENIVGAMKPVALEEIKLRQIGHFYKADPEYGTRIAEGLGLAVPEEVK, encoded by the coding sequence ATGTCAAACAACAAATTAACAACTAGTTGGGGCTCTCCAGTAGGAGACAACCAAAACTCTATGACTGCTGGAGATCGTGGTCCTACTCTAATTCAAGATGTACATTTACTTGAAAAATTAGCTCATTTTAACAGAGAACGTGTCCCTGAGCGTGTTGTTCATGCAAAAGGCGCTGGAGCACACGGCTACTTCGAAGTAACAAATGACTTGTCTAAATATACAAAAGCAAACTTCCTTGATGAAGTAGGCAAAAGAACTCCAATGTTCATTCGTTTCTCAACAGTTGCAGGTGAGCTAGGTTCTGCTGATACAGTTCGTGACCCGCGCGGTTTCGCTGTTAAGTTTTATACAGAGGAAGGTAACTACGATATCGTTGGTAATAATACTCCTGTATTCTTTATTCGCGATGCAATCAAGTTCCCTGACTTTATCCATACACAAAAAAGGGATCCAAAAACACATTTGAAAAACCCAACAGCGGTTTGGGATTTCTGGTCTCATTCTCCTGAATCTCTGCACCAAGTATCAATCTTAATGTCTGACCGTGGTATCCCTGCAACACTTCGCCATATGCATGGTTTCGGAAGCCACACATTTAAATGGGTAAATAAAGAAGGCGAAGCAGTTTGGGTGAAATATCACTTTAAGACAGAACAAGGCGTGAAAAACCTGGCTGTTGATACTGCAGCAAAATTAGCTGGTGAAAATCCAGATTATCATACAGAAGACTTATTTAATGCAATTGAAGCTGGTGACTTCCCTGCATGGACATTGTATGTTCAAATTATGCCTGTCGAAGATGCTAACACATACCGCTTCGATCCATTTGATGTAACAAAAGTATGGTCTCAAAAAGACTATCCATTAATCGAGGTTGGCCGTATGGTGCTTAACCGCAACCCTGAGAACTACTTTGCTGAAGTGGAGCAAGCAACATTCTCACCTGGAACATTCGTACCTGGTGTGGAAGCATCTCCAGACAAAATGCTTCAAGGCCGTCTGTTTGCATATGCTGATGCACATCGTTACCGTGTTGGTGTTAACCACAATGCACTGCCAATCAACCGTCCACAAAGCCCTGTTAACAACTATCAACGTGATGGACAAATGCGCTTTGACGGTAATGGTGGAGGCTCTGTTTATTACGAGCCAAACAGCTTCAGCGGTCCAAAAGAATCTCCAGAAGACAAAACCTCTGCGTTCGCAGTTTCAGGTGTAGCTGACAGTGTTGCATATGATCACAATGATCACTACACACAAGCTGGTGACCTATACCGTTTATTGTCTGAAGAAGAGCGTGCTAGATTGGTAGAAAACATCGTTGGTGCAATGAAGCCAGTTGCATTAGAAGAAATCAAGCTTCGCCAAATCGGCCATTTCTACAAAGCAGATCCAGAATACGGAACTCGCATTGCAGAAGGACTTGGTTTAGCTGTTCCTGAAGAAGTTAAATAA
- a CDS encoding shikimate kinase, whose protein sequence is MGVGKTSIGKLVAKRLYRDFLDVDHVIEEEYGMPVSKIFEQVGEKAFRQKEKEVVTELSARKLLVLSLGGGSFLQEEIKNACLENCIVIHLDLSWESWKDRISLIIDSRPVLKGKSLEDMEELYNKRQEIYADHHSKVDTDSKDMEEVADYIVDSLKYAWDLYEPR, encoded by the coding sequence ATGGGCGTTGGTAAAACGAGTATTGGAAAGCTAGTTGCTAAAAGGCTATATCGCGATTTTCTAGATGTGGATCATGTAATTGAGGAAGAGTACGGCATGCCTGTTTCAAAGATTTTTGAGCAGGTTGGAGAAAAGGCTTTTCGACAGAAGGAAAAGGAAGTAGTAACAGAGCTGAGTGCAAGAAAGCTTCTTGTGCTGTCACTTGGCGGAGGCTCCTTTTTACAGGAGGAAATAAAAAATGCTTGCCTTGAAAATTGTATTGTCATTCATTTAGATCTCTCTTGGGAATCATGGAAGGATAGAATCAGCTTAATTATTGACAGCAGACCTGTTTTGAAGGGGAAATCGCTTGAGGATATGGAAGAGCTGTATAATAAAAGACAAGAAATTTATGCAGACCATCATTCAAAGGTTGATACAGATAGCAAAGATATGGAAGAGGTTGCAGATTATATTGTGGATTCCTTAAAATATGCATGGGATTTATACGAGCCAAGATAA
- the aroD gene encoding type I 3-dehydroquinate dehydratase, producing the protein MVQPLIIRDIAIGEGIPKICASLIGETASQLKEEAHVLITESVDVIEWRVDFFEKAYDKSEVLQTLANIRSWIGNIPLVFTFRSKKEGGEKELEREAYIALNKAAAKSGYADIIDVELFNREADVKELVEFAHAHKAAVIVSNHDFNKTPAKEEIISRLRKAQELGGDLPKIALMPQSMADVITLLDAVQTMKEQYADRPIIAMSMGGQGSISRIAGEAFGSALTFGAAKKASAPGQIPIKNLKTVLTILHESL; encoded by the coding sequence ATGGTTCAGCCATTAATAATAAGAGATATCGCAATAGGAGAGGGAATTCCGAAAATATGTGCTTCCTTAATTGGAGAGACAGCAAGCCAGTTGAAGGAAGAAGCACATGTTTTGATTACGGAAAGCGTCGATGTGATCGAATGGCGTGTCGATTTTTTTGAAAAAGCTTATGATAAAAGTGAAGTGCTTCAAACATTGGCAAATATCAGAAGCTGGATTGGCAATATTCCTCTTGTCTTCACATTTAGAAGCAAGAAGGAAGGCGGAGAGAAAGAGCTTGAAAGGGAAGCGTATATCGCCCTTAATAAGGCAGCAGCAAAGTCAGGCTACGCTGATATTATTGATGTGGAGCTTTTTAATAGAGAAGCAGATGTGAAAGAGCTTGTTGAGTTTGCACATGCCCATAAGGCTGCTGTTATTGTGTCTAATCATGATTTTAATAAAACACCGGCAAAGGAAGAAATTATTTCTCGGCTCCGTAAAGCGCAGGAACTTGGCGGAGACCTTCCGAAAATCGCGCTCATGCCACAAAGTATGGCGGATGTGATTACATTGTTGGATGCAGTCCAAACGATGAAGGAGCAATATGCAGACAGACCAATTATTGCCATGTCAATGGGAGGACAAGGCTCTATTAGCCGCATTGCCGGTGAAGCCTTTGGCTCTGCGCTGACATTTGGTGCGGCAAAAAAAGCCTCTGCTCCTGGGCAAATACCCATTAAAAACTTGAAAACAGTATTAACGATATTACATGAAAGCTTATGA
- a CDS encoding aldehyde dehydrogenase, which yields MEKDMQLNEVEQMLTDCRLFFETNQTLDYQFRVVQLKKLRKAIQENEENLMDALQTDLGKHPFESYATEIGFILQSITYTLKNLSKWMKVKKVRSPLALYPAKSFIRHEPYGTVLIIGPFNYPLQLLIEPLIGAIAAGNCAVIKPSELVPATSKAVASMISATFEPAFVRAVEGGVETNKALLQGRFDNIFFTGSPAVGKLVMKAAAENLIPVTLELGGKSPAFVDESADIQLAASRIIWGKTVNAGQTCVAPDYVVVHESIKEKLIEEMKAAIGRFYGESVEKSAYFGKIVNDRHFARLVKIIEAEEGNILYGGKSKKELRFLEPALIQADWDAPSMEDEIFGPILPIIGYTDKQDVVKRVTKMTKPLAMYIFTASKEMEEYWLKSISSGGVSINDTLTHLANPALPFGGIGTSGMGSYHGIYSFAAFSHKRSVLKRGKGLKITELFPPYTDKKLALVRRFLK from the coding sequence ATGGAAAAAGACATGCAGCTGAACGAGGTAGAGCAGATGCTGACAGATTGCAGGCTGTTCTTTGAGACAAATCAAACTTTAGATTATCAATTTCGAGTGGTGCAGCTGAAAAAACTGCGTAAGGCAATTCAAGAGAATGAGGAAAACCTCATGGATGCATTGCAAACTGATTTAGGGAAGCATCCTTTTGAGTCATACGCAACGGAAATTGGATTTATCTTGCAAAGCATTACATATACGCTTAAAAATCTCTCTAAATGGATGAAGGTAAAAAAGGTACGGTCGCCTTTGGCGCTATATCCTGCTAAAAGCTTTATCCGCCATGAGCCTTACGGAACAGTTTTGATAATTGGACCCTTTAACTATCCGCTCCAGCTTTTGATTGAACCATTAATCGGTGCAATCGCCGCTGGAAACTGTGCTGTTATAAAGCCTTCTGAGCTTGTGCCGGCAACATCAAAAGCAGTAGCGTCAATGATTTCAGCTACATTTGAACCAGCATTTGTGCGCGCGGTAGAGGGAGGAGTTGAAACGAATAAGGCGCTTCTTCAAGGAAGGTTTGACAATATCTTTTTTACAGGAAGCCCTGCTGTAGGAAAGCTTGTTATGAAGGCAGCCGCAGAAAATCTAATCCCTGTTACCCTAGAATTAGGAGGGAAAAGTCCAGCATTTGTCGATGAATCAGCAGATATTCAACTTGCAGCCAGCAGAATTATCTGGGGAAAAACAGTCAATGCTGGCCAAACATGTGTGGCACCAGATTATGTTGTCGTACATGAAAGCATAAAAGAAAAGCTGATTGAAGAAATGAAAGCAGCAATAGGCCGTTTTTATGGAGAATCAGTCGAAAAAAGCGCGTATTTTGGAAAAATCGTAAATGATAGGCATTTTGCAAGACTTGTAAAGATTATCGAAGCAGAGGAAGGAAATATTCTGTATGGCGGGAAAAGCAAGAAAGAACTGCGCTTTTTGGAGCCTGCTTTAATTCAGGCAGATTGGGATGCACCTTCCATGGAGGATGAGATTTTCGGTCCAATTCTTCCGATTATTGGATATACCGACAAACAGGATGTAGTAAAAAGGGTGACTAAAATGACTAAGCCCTTAGCGATGTATATTTTTACAGCTTCAAAGGAAATGGAAGAATACTGGCTTAAATCTATTTCATCAGGCGGTGTTAGCATCAATGATACCCTTACTCATTTGGCTAATCCAGCGCTTCCATTTGGCGGCATTGGCACTTCTGGGATGGGCTCTTATCATGGAATTTACAGCTTTGCTGCTTTTTCTCATAAAAGGAGTGTACTGAAAAGGGGGAAAGGGTTAAAAATTACAGAGCTTTTTCCTCCGTATACAGACAAGAAGCTTGCGCTTGTTCGTAGATTTCTGAAATGA
- a CDS encoding nitric oxide synthase oxygenase: MEDNLLADASTFIQLCYTDWDKADQVESRLAEIKEQIARSGTYEHTYEELAYGAMLAWRNSNRCIGRLFWKNLHVIDKRTVATEEEIGKSLLEHIEYATNGGKIRPTITVFPQESDEKSVQILNHQLLRYAGYKTDFGILGDPDSLSFTEYCQTLGWKGKGTNFDILPLVLQFNQNDPVLINIPEELIMEVPIRHPDYEWFKDLELKWYAVPIISSMRLEIGGVSYTAAQFNGWYMGTEIGARNLADENRYNMLPAIGEALGLQTNKSSSLWKDKALVELNIAVLESFRNAGVTIVDHHTAAQQFKIFEGKEQEAGREVTGNWAWLIPPLSPAATHIFHQRYNNDIKKPNFFNRKSN; encoded by the coding sequence TTGGAAGACAATCTATTAGCAGATGCATCCACGTTCATTCAGTTATGCTATACAGATTGGGATAAAGCAGACCAAGTAGAATCTAGATTGGCCGAAATTAAGGAACAAATTGCAAGGTCTGGAACGTATGAGCATACATATGAGGAGCTGGCTTATGGAGCGATGCTAGCATGGAGAAACAGCAATCGCTGTATCGGCAGATTGTTTTGGAAAAATCTCCATGTCATCGACAAAAGGACTGTTGCAACAGAAGAGGAAATAGGGAAATCCTTATTAGAGCATATTGAATATGCGACAAACGGCGGTAAGATAAGACCGACAATAACAGTTTTTCCGCAAGAGAGTGACGAAAAATCTGTCCAAATTCTAAACCATCAATTGCTTCGCTATGCTGGCTATAAAACAGACTTCGGTATCCTTGGAGATCCTGATTCTCTGTCGTTTACTGAATATTGTCAGACGTTAGGATGGAAGGGGAAAGGTACGAACTTTGATATCCTGCCGCTTGTTTTGCAATTTAATCAAAATGATCCAGTGCTTATAAATATACCGGAGGAATTGATTATGGAGGTGCCGATTCGTCATCCTGACTATGAATGGTTTAAGGATTTGGAGCTGAAATGGTATGCTGTTCCAATCATCTCGAGTATGAGGCTAGAAATTGGCGGGGTCTCCTATACAGCAGCTCAGTTTAACGGTTGGTATATGGGAACTGAAATCGGGGCAAGAAATCTTGCGGACGAGAATCGTTATAACATGCTTCCTGCAATTGGAGAAGCCTTGGGGCTCCAAACAAACAAATCATCTTCGTTATGGAAGGACAAAGCGCTTGTTGAACTCAATATTGCTGTATTGGAATCCTTCCGAAATGCTGGTGTAACAATCGTTGATCACCATACGGCAGCACAACAGTTCAAAATTTTTGAAGGGAAGGAGCAGGAAGCAGGCAGGGAAGTAACAGGGAATTGGGCATGGCTAATTCCACCGTTGTCTCCTGCAGCAACCCATATCTTTCATCAGCGATATAACAATGATATTAAGAAGCCGAATTTTTTTAACCGTAAAAGCAATTAA
- the cdaS gene encoding sporulation-specific diadenylate cyclase CdaS, which yields MSVEEGNMPIFIKNQLKADLQLLMANLHGLYESIAEKDCCVLNDFEKMNKQFKGIHSFAASYYLQSYLEPFTDYMEMLTVSAQHFSEKRHGALIAIKRQDSLETLVHSGVPLHAQLSSNLLEAIFYPGNPLHDGGVLIDKDMVVSAANIFPTSKFYNGKEKLGTRHRAAIGITEQSDALVIVVSEETGRISFSIDGQLFPVQTSALM from the coding sequence TTGTCTGTTGAAGAAGGGAATATGCCAATCTTTATCAAAAATCAGCTGAAGGCAGATTTGCAATTACTTATGGCAAATCTCCATGGCTTATATGAGTCTATCGCTGAAAAAGATTGCTGTGTTTTAAATGATTTTGAGAAAATGAACAAGCAGTTCAAAGGCATTCATAGCTTTGCAGCATCTTATTACTTACAATCCTACCTTGAGCCATTTACAGACTATATGGAAATGCTCACGGTTTCTGCCCAGCATTTTTCGGAAAAGCGGCACGGTGCTCTGATTGCCATTAAAAGACAGGATAGCCTTGAGACATTAGTTCACTCTGGTGTTCCGCTGCATGCCCAATTGTCATCTAACCTGCTTGAAGCAATTTTTTATCCAGGAAATCCGCTCCATGATGGGGGAGTTCTTATTGATAAAGATATGGTTGTTTCCGCTGCTAATATTTTTCCAACCTCTAAGTTTTATAATGGCAAGGAAAAGCTTGGCACAAGACACAGAGCGGCTATCGGCATAACGGAACAATCAGATGCTTTAGTCATCGTTGTTTCAGAGGAAACAGGGAGAATATCCTTTTCCATTGATGGACAGCTTTTTCCAGTTCAAACAAGTGCCCTTATGTAA